In a genomic window of Aeromicrobium panaciterrae:
- a CDS encoding GNAT family N-acetyltransferase — translation MTTRLEQKVDDVLLLDGSRALVRRLRDSDRPAVTQLFASVCDQSAYTRFFTLGRAVVSRHVDHLFDRSAAVTTYVLVRDRAILGIADVEVCDPTTSEIAFLVADEAHGLGAATLLLERAARDAQHCGVETFVADVLAINHPMIDVFRDAGYRVELHSDHDEISVRMSTQDTEATRSASLARHALAESHVPTGPRSFRSRRSDPKPHRESERTVEAWKRRPGRA, via the coding sequence ATGACCACGCGACTAGAGCAGAAAGTTGATGACGTTCTCCTGCTGGACGGAAGCCGCGCGCTGGTGAGACGTCTTCGTGATTCCGACAGGCCTGCCGTCACACAGCTGTTTGCCTCGGTGTGCGATCAAAGTGCGTATACGCGCTTCTTCACCTTGGGTCGTGCTGTGGTCTCGCGGCATGTCGATCATCTCTTCGACAGGTCTGCGGCGGTCACGACATATGTCTTGGTTCGCGACAGGGCAATCCTCGGTATCGCAGATGTTGAGGTGTGCGACCCGACGACGTCTGAGATCGCCTTCCTCGTTGCAGATGAGGCTCACGGCCTGGGCGCCGCAACTCTCCTTCTGGAGCGTGCCGCGAGGGACGCTCAGCATTGCGGAGTGGAGACCTTCGTCGCTGACGTACTGGCGATCAATCATCCGATGATCGACGTATTCCGCGATGCTGGCTACCGCGTCGAGCTCCACTCCGATCACGACGAGATCAGTGTGCGCATGAGCACGCAGGACACCGAAGCGACCAGATCGGCAAGTTTGGCCCGCCATGCGCTGGCCGAATCGCATGTGCCAACGGGTCCAAGGTCCTTCAGATCGAGGCGATCGGACCCTAAGCCCCATCGGGAATCAGAACGCACGGTTGAGGCATGGAAACGTCGACCCGGGAGAGCTTGA